A part of Saccharomonospora amisosensis genomic DNA contains:
- the folP gene encoding dihydropteroate synthase, which translates to MGVLNVTPDSFSDGGRYLSREDALAHAHAMWRRGADIIDVGGESTRPGALRVDAETESARVIPVIRALAADGLLLSVDTTRAAVAAAALDAGARIVNDVSGGLADPDMARVAAEAGAPFVLMHWRGHSKDMNALARYDDVVKEVCDELRARVDAALAAGVAESAIVLDPGLGFAKEAEHDWALLHRLDAVLDLGFPVLVGASRKRFLGRLLADSDGQPRPPAGREVATAAVSALAASAGAWGVRVHDVGASLDAVKVAAAWLRGGV; encoded by the coding sequence CTCAGCAGGGAGGATGCCCTCGCGCACGCGCACGCCATGTGGCGGCGCGGCGCGGACATCATCGACGTCGGAGGGGAGTCAACCCGGCCTGGGGCGCTGCGCGTCGACGCCGAGACCGAAAGTGCGCGGGTGATTCCTGTCATTCGCGCGCTTGCCGCCGACGGGCTGCTGCTGTCGGTGGACACCACGCGAGCGGCCGTGGCCGCTGCCGCCCTCGATGCGGGCGCGCGGATCGTCAACGACGTCTCCGGTGGCCTCGCCGACCCGGACATGGCGCGGGTCGCCGCCGAAGCCGGAGCACCGTTCGTGTTGATGCACTGGCGTGGCCACAGCAAGGACATGAACGCGCTCGCGCGCTACGACGACGTCGTCAAGGAGGTCTGCGACGAGCTGCGTGCCAGGGTGGATGCCGCGCTGGCCGCGGGGGTCGCCGAGAGCGCCATCGTGCTCGATCCCGGCCTCGGCTTCGCCAAGGAGGCCGAGCACGACTGGGCGCTGCTGCACCGCCTCGATGCCGTCCTCGACCTCGGCTTCCCCGTGCTTGTTGGTGCCTCACGCAAGCGCTTTCTCGGCAGGCTGCTCGCCGACTCCGACGGCCAACCACGCCCGCCCGCGGGCAGGGAGGTCGCCACGGCAGCCGTCTCCGCGCTCGCCGCGAGCGCCGGTGCGTGGGGGGTGCGCGTCCACGATGTCGGAGCCTCGCTCGACGCGGTGAAGGTCGCGGCGGCGTGGCTGCGCGGTGGTGTCTGA